A genome region from Sardina pilchardus chromosome 22, fSarPil1.1, whole genome shotgun sequence includes the following:
- the LOC134070084 gene encoding C-terminal-binding protein 2 isoform X2 → MWRQHFPGIRPQIMNGPMHPRPLVALLDGRDCTVEMPILKDLATVAFCDAQSTQEIHEKVLNEAVGAMMYHTITLTREDLEKFKALRIIIRIGSGYDNIDIKAAGELGIAVCNIPAAAVEETADSTICHILNLYRRNTWLYQALREGTRVQSVEQIREVASGAARIRGETLGLIGFGRTGQAVAVRAKVFGFNVIFYDPYLQDGLERSLGVQRVYTLQDLLYQSDCVSLHCNLNEHNHHLINDFTIKQMRQGAFLVNTARGGLVDEKALAQALKEGRIRGAALDVHETEPFSFAQGPLKDAPNLICTPHTAWYSEQASLEMREAAATEIRRAITGRIPDSLRNCVNKEFFVTTAPWAVMDQQGVHPELNGATYRYPPGLVGVAPGGIPGAMEGLVPGGVPVAHSLPSGTHPSQAPSPNQPSKHGETREHLTEQ, encoded by the exons gtaTCCGGCCCCAGATCATGAACGGGCCGATGCACCCGCGCCCGCTGGTGGCGCTGCTGGACGGCCGTGACTGCACGGTGGAGATGCCCATCCTCAAAGACCTGGCCACCGTGGCCTTCTGCGACGCCCAGTCCACACAGGAGATCCACGAgaag gtgttgaaTGAGGCCGTGGGGGCTATGATGTACCACACCATCACCCTGACGCGAGAGGACCTGGAGAAGTTCAAAGCCCTGCGCATCATCATCCGAATTGgcagtggctatgacaacattgacatcaaagcagctGGAGAACTGG gcatcgCCGTGTGCAACATCCCGGCGGCAGCTGTGGAGGAGACGGCCGACTCCACCATTTGCCACATCCTGAACCTGTACCGCCGGAACACCTGGCTGTACCAGGCCCTGCGCGAGGGCACCCGCGTCCAGAGCGTGGAGCAGATCCGAGAGGTGGCCTCTGGGGCCGCGCGCATCCGCGGAGAGACCCTGGGCCTCATCGGCTtcg GTCGCACGGGCCAGGCGGTGGCGGTGCGGGCGAAGGTGTTTGGCTTCAACGTGATCTTCTACGACCCGTACCTGCAGGACGGCCTGGAGCGCTCGCTGGGCGTGCAGCGCGTCTACACCCTCCAGGACCTGCTCTACCAGAGCGACTGCGTCTCCTTACACTGCAATCTCAACGAACACAACCACCACCTCATCAATGACTTCACTATCAAACag atgcGTCAGGGGGCGTTCCTGGTGAACACGGCCCGAGGGGGTCTGGTGGACGAGAAGGCCCTGGCCCAGGCCCTGAAGGAGGGGCGGATACGCGGCGCTGCCCTGGATGTGCACGAGACCGAGCCCTTCAG ctTTGCCCAGGGCCCCCTGAAGGACGCGCCCAATCTGATCTGCACCCCCCACACCGCCTGGTACAGCGAGCAGGCCTCTCTGGAGATGAGAGAGGCGGCGGCCACCGAGATCCGGCGAGCCATCACCG GCCGCATCCCAGACAGCCTAAGAAACTGCGTCAACAAGGAGTTCTTTGTCACCACAGCACCCTGGGCAGTGATGGACCAGCAGGGCGTCCACCCTGAGCTCAACGGTGCCACCTACAG GTACCCGCCAGGGCTGGTGGGCGTAGCTCCAGGTGGCATCCCAGGGGCGATGGAGGGTCTGGTGCCAGGTGGGGTGCCTGTCGCCCACAGCCTCCCATCGGGCACCCACCCTTCCCAGGCCCCCTCCCCTAACCAGCCGTCCAAACACGGCGAGACCAGAGAACACCTGACCGAGCAATAG
- the LOC134070084 gene encoding C-terminal-binding protein 2 isoform X1 — MALTDKHKVKRQRLDRICEGIRPQIMNGPMHPRPLVALLDGRDCTVEMPILKDLATVAFCDAQSTQEIHEKVLNEAVGAMMYHTITLTREDLEKFKALRIIIRIGSGYDNIDIKAAGELGIAVCNIPAAAVEETADSTICHILNLYRRNTWLYQALREGTRVQSVEQIREVASGAARIRGETLGLIGFGRTGQAVAVRAKVFGFNVIFYDPYLQDGLERSLGVQRVYTLQDLLYQSDCVSLHCNLNEHNHHLINDFTIKQMRQGAFLVNTARGGLVDEKALAQALKEGRIRGAALDVHETEPFSFAQGPLKDAPNLICTPHTAWYSEQASLEMREAAATEIRRAITGRIPDSLRNCVNKEFFVTTAPWAVMDQQGVHPELNGATYRYPPGLVGVAPGGIPGAMEGLVPGGVPVAHSLPSGTHPSQAPSPNQPSKHGETREHLTEQ, encoded by the exons gtaTCCGGCCCCAGATCATGAACGGGCCGATGCACCCGCGCCCGCTGGTGGCGCTGCTGGACGGCCGTGACTGCACGGTGGAGATGCCCATCCTCAAAGACCTGGCCACCGTGGCCTTCTGCGACGCCCAGTCCACACAGGAGATCCACGAgaag gtgttgaaTGAGGCCGTGGGGGCTATGATGTACCACACCATCACCCTGACGCGAGAGGACCTGGAGAAGTTCAAAGCCCTGCGCATCATCATCCGAATTGgcagtggctatgacaacattgacatcaaagcagctGGAGAACTGG gcatcgCCGTGTGCAACATCCCGGCGGCAGCTGTGGAGGAGACGGCCGACTCCACCATTTGCCACATCCTGAACCTGTACCGCCGGAACACCTGGCTGTACCAGGCCCTGCGCGAGGGCACCCGCGTCCAGAGCGTGGAGCAGATCCGAGAGGTGGCCTCTGGGGCCGCGCGCATCCGCGGAGAGACCCTGGGCCTCATCGGCTtcg GTCGCACGGGCCAGGCGGTGGCGGTGCGGGCGAAGGTGTTTGGCTTCAACGTGATCTTCTACGACCCGTACCTGCAGGACGGCCTGGAGCGCTCGCTGGGCGTGCAGCGCGTCTACACCCTCCAGGACCTGCTCTACCAGAGCGACTGCGTCTCCTTACACTGCAATCTCAACGAACACAACCACCACCTCATCAATGACTTCACTATCAAACag atgcGTCAGGGGGCGTTCCTGGTGAACACGGCCCGAGGGGGTCTGGTGGACGAGAAGGCCCTGGCCCAGGCCCTGAAGGAGGGGCGGATACGCGGCGCTGCCCTGGATGTGCACGAGACCGAGCCCTTCAG ctTTGCCCAGGGCCCCCTGAAGGACGCGCCCAATCTGATCTGCACCCCCCACACCGCCTGGTACAGCGAGCAGGCCTCTCTGGAGATGAGAGAGGCGGCGGCCACCGAGATCCGGCGAGCCATCACCG GCCGCATCCCAGACAGCCTAAGAAACTGCGTCAACAAGGAGTTCTTTGTCACCACAGCACCCTGGGCAGTGATGGACCAGCAGGGCGTCCACCCTGAGCTCAACGGTGCCACCTACAG GTACCCGCCAGGGCTGGTGGGCGTAGCTCCAGGTGGCATCCCAGGGGCGATGGAGGGTCTGGTGCCAGGTGGGGTGCCTGTCGCCCACAGCCTCCCATCGGGCACCCACCCTTCCCAGGCCCCCTCCCCTAACCAGCCGTCCAAACACGGCGAGACCAGAGAACACCTGACCGAGCAATAG